The stretch of DNA ttcggagcgatcctgatggtcattgcgagggagggcgggggtccagaggtagagccaggctcggaccagagaaagctctcctccctggtcctgaaggacatgtattgttcttctgtttcagcggaccgctcagggcttctggttgtctttccgatgacgttggtttatGCATggcagtgtttggacttcttccatcccctgcggaagctccggttgggggtgggtgacctcagagtactcggcctccgagggcatccaattccctgtggtctccttggcagttgggatatagtccttgttgctcgtattaatagtttgtggtgaaggtctgggagtcttcatggttgggatccaagcttcctccttaccacctgctccactctggagtgcccccctgctccacgcacatgacctcctgttaagaggttgtcagggtcgtacccgattcccccctcatgcattggtatagtagttttattgttgtttagtgccgctttgagtctgttgtctatgaattaccaaatttgatcttgataggctatattgtacttttttctcactctttttatggtcctgaaagatttccctccACTCCCTcaccattacaggttaacatagcgtattgggggtatagtaggttttacagtttttcgatgtagatcttaagtattctaacattaattgttggtttatagattatatcgcgttatcttattgcattggatacaggttgctagagattgcactaatattacaatatatgggtactatcttccaagttgtcatcttttcatctcagattaaggcaaacatggaaCACATAGCCTTTTAGCAGTGGAGTGATGCCTAGATGTCAGGCATTTTGGAACAATGGACAATGACTCAAACACTGTGCTTGACTTGCCTGACTTGCTGCTATGTAAAAATGAGGCATCCAGTAACTAAATTTATATTTCCGTAATGAGAAGTTCTTGTAACAATTATATACTCAAGATAAtatgtcttcattttatttacattataaatgcaacaaattaaattttattccatGGCCCAAAGACAAAATAAGTTAAAGCTGTGTTCAAGAATTCTCTGGCAAAAACATGTGTCTGTCAAAAAATACTCCATCCATTAATATGATACAGTATCAAAATAGTGAAAGATTTATTCTTTGTCTTTATTCCTTCAGGTTTGTAGTGAAGTGATGTTTTCACATTAAAGGATTCCAAAGCACTCGGAAGCACTATTCACATAATTGGTAAATTTCCCTGGGGAAATTCAACTTGCCAGTTGTCTAATGATGGTTTGTTGTTGGAATTAACTGCCTGGCTAATTTCACTGAATGACCAGCTGAACAGAAGCTGACACATAATGTCACTGCATATATATGTTTTACCAAATGCTTGTGAAATGGCTGTTCAATTTCTAATTTTCCATCAAACCAGTGGGGCCACTTAAATGATTGTAATTGTCAGTTGTTAATGACGTTTTTAGAACATACAGCATCTGTAGATGTAAGCAAACACAAATACAGATAAGAGGAAAACACACCCACAGTAAGACAGGGACATAGGGATCACCAAAATTGATAAAACAGATGCACTCAATAGCTAAGAGATTGAAAAACGTAAGTTGGTGTTAGTCATGATTATGATTCTAAAGATTAGAATGTGGATATTTGAATATAAATACAGAAAGTAATTCTGTAAAAAAATTGTTGAGcttattcaaaaaatatttcttttaacttAGTCAACCTCAACACTTTTGtagcaaaacaaaaatttctcATAATCAGTGATGTTTAggtcataattttaagaaaaactaaCTCCTTGAAGTATATgcgcattttaaaatgtaataattagctttatgcatttattatttaattaaaacataTAGAACCACTTGTGCTGACATAACATTTTACCCTTTTCGGTGATTATAACTCAGTATTACTGGGTTTAGTCTGCTACTGACAGAGTCACTTAGATACAATCAAATATGAAAACACTGTGAGCATTAACAGAGGGTAATACATCAGATGTCCCAAATGTGGAAAGCAGACAACCAAAATAGCTAATGTATACTCATGACACAGTTCAGACATTTCGATTCCTACCCAAGACTGGCATTTATTTTGATTACCATAGTGTTAACCTTTCAAAAGGAGCAATGGAAACAAACAACGAGAGTGCTGAGACAGACTTCATCCTACTCGGATTTTCTGATCGACCACAACTAGAACGCATCATCTCTGCCATTGTCTTCATCTTCTACATTGTGACTCTGGTAGGAAACACAACCATCATCCTTGTCTCATACCTGGACCCCCAGCTCCACACCCCCATGTATTTCTTCTTATCCAACCTCTCTTTTCTGGACCTCTGTTATACAACCAGCATCATCCCCCAGATGCTAGTCAACCTGTGGGGACCAAAGAAATCCATTACCTACGGAGGCTGTGTGCTCCAGTTCTTCTTTGCCCTTGACCTAGGAGCCACAGAATGCCTTCTCTTGGctgtgatggcctatgaccgctacGCCGCTGTCTGCCAACCTCTTCACTACACAGTCATCATGCACCCTCAGCTCTGCCACAGGATGGTGCTGACTTCCTGGTTGGGTGGTCTGGGCAGTGCGCTAATTCTTTGTTCCCTGACTTTAAAGTTGCCCAGATGTGGGCACCGAGCAGTGGACAATTTTTTCTGTGAGATGCCAGCTTTGATCAAGATGGCTTGTGTTTATTCAAAGGTGATTGAGATTGTCGTCTTTGCTCTTGGAGTGATGTTTCTATTGGCACCTCTATTACTGATTCTCATCTCATATGGAGTCATCATTCAAGCTGTAATGAAGATCAAGTCAACAGCAAAGTGGCAGAAGATCCTCAACACATGTGGCTCCCACCTCACAGTAGTAACTATCTTCTATGGAACAGCCATCTACATGTACATGAAACCACAACACACTACATCTCAAAACGAAGGGAAATTTCTTACTCTCTTTTACACAATTGTCACACCCAGTCTGAACCCTCTGATTTACACTTTAAGGAACAAAGAGGTGAAAAGTGCAGTGAGGAGATTATTGTGGATTAAAAAATGTTAAGCAAAGTCCTGTTACATGCTAAAATGAATTAGACTAAGGAGAGCTAAAGAAATACTGCCCTTTATCACCAGAAGCTTTTGTCAATGTTCTTACTGACAGATCATTTGCTGTTTCTTTAACTTTCAAAATTGGACTAGGCattgtttctaattttgtttttaagtaataGGAAATGAAAACATGATACCAATACATATGTATGAATAAAACACACTCATAGATTTGAAAACTTTCACACTAATCAGAGAccacaaatacatacatgtagAAACCTCAAAAATCCATAGAATTCAGAAGATAATGGATATCTTCAATTAactttttcaggtttatttatgtAAGTGTAAAATCTAGTAAATACAGTAAAAGTACTTGGAGGgccccggcacgatagtgtaaaggataggtcctcgccttgaacacaccaggatcccgtttgggtgccagttccaaaccaatcagcctcacttcccatccagctccctgcctgtggcctggaaaatcagttgagcatggcccaaagttttgggacccggcacccaggtgggagacctggaagaggctcctggctccttgcttcggattggctcagttctgttgtgggctgtggagctgatttacattccttaagctgagcactcaggaatcgggcctaaggcagtagcacctagcctttgcagactcattggtgtcctattgtcctgttgacgggcttgggggaaagaggaggtaatatggtaataaagaggcttgtggaggacggctccagaagagtcggctcccagcacttgtaacaccatcatggtctccgtgtgtaggtgcttttcgctcggacattcgccgtgcctactacgccggctcagctagccgcgacaaatggcgccgtaacgtggggcatggcacagcgcaaaggacgtccgagggac from Ochotona princeps isolate mOchPri1 chromosome 1, mOchPri1.hap1, whole genome shotgun sequence encodes:
- the LOC131481865 gene encoding putative olfactory receptor 2W6 isoform X1, which encodes METNNESAETDFILLGFSDRPQLERIISAIVFIFYIVTLVGNTTIILVSYLDPQLHTPMYFFLSNLSFLDLCYTTSIIPQMLVNLWGPKKSITYGGCVLQFFFALDLGATECLLLAVMAYDRYAAVCQPLHYTVIMHPQLCHRMVLTSWLGGLGSALILCSLTLKLPRCGHRAVDNFFCEMPALIKMACVYSKVIEIVVFALGVMFLLAPLLLILISYGVIIQAVMKIKSTAKWQKILNTCGSHLTVVTIFYGTAIYMYMKPQHTTSQNEGKFLTLFYTIVTPSLNPLIYTLRNKEVKSAVRRLLWIKKC
- the LOC131481865 gene encoding olfactory receptor 2G6-like isoform X2; translated protein: METNNESAETDFILLGFSDRPQLERIISAIVFIFYIVTLLPRCGHRAVDNFFCEMPALIKMACVYSKVIEIVVFALGVMFLLAPLLLILISYGVIIQAVMKIKSTAKWQKILNTCGSHLTVVTIFYGTAIYMYMKPQHTTSQNEGKFLTLFYTIVTPSLNPLIYTLRNKEVKSAVRRLLWIKKC